From the genome of Rhodobacteraceae bacterium Araon29, one region includes:
- a CDS encoding NAD-dependent epimerase/dehydratase family protein, whose product MTFLQKLFSTKYAWLVGLPAIVKRVLLSVADIVLVILAYLGSVLFVEGRLDHHDLFTPILVLMLLTAFSSALMGMHRIKLFGFDLASVRSLAATVALIGLAAGLLSLLGLLETNISVAVLFSILYFLMSVGLRVGLLHGLTLLQAKPANRVPVAIYGAGSAGVQLVVALKHSNEFKPVALVDDKPSLQGLVVSNLRIQQPSALEDLASSGQIVRILLAMPSLSADSRKLIAKKLSKLGCEIQTLPSYPELISGERLFGNWKPVSPETFLDREDINLGLVGPRDHYKSKVVMVTGAGGSIGSELCRQLMSYEPSCIVLFEQSEFALYSIEKSLQELFPDTSTKICAVLGSVIDRARVEEVITGFKVKAIFHAAAYKHVPLVEQNEIEGIRNNVLGTQILCSASVRLKVEGFTLISSDKAVRPTNIMGATKRLAELIVQNSQAIESSTIFASVRFGNVLGSSGSVIPLFESQIATGGPVTITDRRVTRYFMTLSEAAQLVLVAGSYARGGDVFVLDMGEPIKIVDLATRMIELLGKSVKRDNSDGFGIEIKEIGLRAGEKLYEELLIDHKTLSTPHNKILRAEETTLPPDEIELMLNELHPIVESSDHKEARKFIKKWVKEFNPEN is encoded by the coding sequence ATGACTTTTCTCCAAAAACTATTTTCGACCAAATATGCTTGGCTGGTTGGCTTACCCGCAATTGTAAAGCGAGTATTGCTTTCTGTGGCGGACATAGTTCTTGTGATTTTAGCATATCTCGGATCGGTTTTGTTTGTCGAAGGTAGGCTAGACCACCACGACCTTTTCACGCCAATCCTCGTGCTGATGCTCCTGACAGCTTTCAGTTCGGCGCTTATGGGCATGCATAGAATTAAGCTGTTTGGATTCGATCTTGCGTCGGTTCGCTCCCTGGCTGCAACAGTCGCTTTGATTGGACTAGCCGCAGGCCTGCTATCACTACTTGGGCTTCTGGAAACCAATATTTCGGTAGCCGTGCTTTTTTCGATACTCTATTTTCTTATGTCTGTGGGCCTGAGGGTCGGATTGTTGCACGGTCTAACTCTGTTGCAGGCAAAGCCAGCCAACCGTGTACCGGTAGCAATTTACGGCGCTGGTTCTGCAGGGGTGCAACTTGTTGTAGCATTGAAACATTCCAACGAGTTCAAGCCTGTGGCCTTAGTTGATGACAAGCCGAGCCTGCAGGGGCTAGTTGTTAGTAATCTGCGAATTCAGCAACCTTCGGCACTAGAAGATTTGGCATCCTCGGGTCAAATCGTTCGGATCTTACTCGCGATGCCTTCGTTAAGCGCTGATAGCCGCAAGCTAATCGCGAAAAAGCTATCAAAGCTGGGTTGCGAGATTCAGACCCTCCCTTCATATCCAGAACTTATTTCAGGAGAACGTCTTTTCGGAAATTGGAAACCAGTTTCCCCTGAAACCTTTCTTGATCGAGAGGACATAAATTTGGGCTTGGTCGGTCCTAGGGATCACTACAAATCGAAAGTAGTAATGGTCACGGGTGCTGGCGGTTCAATCGGTTCTGAGTTGTGCCGCCAGTTGATGAGCTACGAGCCCTCTTGTATCGTTTTGTTCGAGCAATCGGAATTTGCCCTCTATTCTATCGAAAAAAGTTTGCAGGAACTATTTCCCGACACCAGCACAAAGATCTGTGCAGTACTTGGGTCCGTGATTGACCGGGCGCGCGTCGAGGAGGTTATTACCGGCTTCAAAGTAAAGGCGATTTTTCATGCTGCGGCATATAAACATGTACCTCTTGTTGAGCAGAACGAGATTGAGGGCATAAGAAACAACGTTCTCGGAACTCAAATACTGTGTTCCGCTTCAGTACGACTGAAAGTTGAGGGGTTCACTTTAATATCCAGCGATAAAGCTGTAAGACCAACGAATATTATGGGTGCCACCAAAAGGCTTGCGGAACTCATTGTCCAAAACTCCCAAGCAATTGAGAGCTCCACAATATTTGCGAGCGTCAGATTTGGGAATGTTCTTGGCTCTTCAGGTTCGGTTATTCCGCTTTTTGAGTCTCAAATAGCAACGGGCGGTCCAGTTACAATAACTGACCGAAGGGTTACTAGGTATTTTATGACCCTTTCGGAGGCGGCTCAACTCGTACTAGTTGCAGGAAGCTATGCACGTGGTGGTGACGTTTTCGTTTTAGACATGGGCGAGCCAATAAAAATCGTTGATTTAGCGACCCGGATGATCGAATTGCTCGGAAAAAGTGTCAAACGAGATAATTCAGATGGCTTCGGTATAGAGATAAAGGAAATTGGACTGCGTGCAGGAGAAAAACTTTACGAAGAATTGCTTATCGATCATAAAACCCTTTCAACACCACACAACAAGATTCTAAGAGCTGAAGAAACAACATTGCCTCCTGACGAAATTGAGTTGATGCTAAACGAATTGCATCCTATCGTTGAATCTAGCGATCACAAAGAGGCAAGAAAGTTTATCAAGAAATGGGTCAAAGAATTCAATCCCGAAAATTGA
- a CDS encoding tyrosine-type recombinase/integrase, whose amino-acid sequence MKNALLTFATLWRILRHMSHYLQKRINEAFSTNNGAYAPNTLKSYYTDTNAFVDWCCEKNIEPFPLTSAGTRMYIDTMAPDYSYASIRRRLSCLRRINKLLGHQDQTQTEEIYLTIRRLKRSKCLDQQQAVGINHDLLLKMIDAQPNTLAAIRNKALLSLGYDFLARRSELVALRTTDLEFTKDGALKGMIRKSKTDQYGRGRLVFGSERSAKLLRAWFRQKPKEIESVFCAINHGKCLDRAICDRNVNEIIKKSVVKVKRCKRPSDLDVSGHSLRVGAAQDLLIKGYDLAAIMRAGGWSNAETVSRYLRFSQHNIWK is encoded by the coding sequence GTGAAAAATGCACTATTGACATTTGCTACCTTATGGCGCATTTTACGACATATGTCGCATTATTTGCAAAAACGTATTAATGAAGCCTTTAGCACAAATAACGGTGCATATGCCCCCAATACACTTAAATCATATTACACAGACACCAATGCATTTGTCGATTGGTGCTGTGAAAAAAACATAGAGCCGTTTCCACTCACATCAGCCGGTACACGCATGTACATTGACACAATGGCCCCTGACTACAGCTACGCCTCAATCAGACGGCGGCTGTCATGTCTTAGGCGTATCAACAAGCTCCTTGGGCACCAGGACCAGACACAAACCGAAGAAATCTACCTTACTATCCGCCGCCTTAAGCGCTCTAAATGCCTAGATCAACAGCAAGCCGTTGGCATAAATCATGATCTCTTATTGAAAATGATTGATGCACAACCAAATACGCTCGCAGCGATACGCAACAAAGCGCTGCTCTCTCTGGGCTATGATTTCCTTGCTCGAAGATCAGAACTCGTCGCACTCCGAACAACGGACTTAGAGTTCACAAAGGACGGCGCACTGAAAGGAATGATTAGAAAAAGCAAAACCGACCAGTATGGACGTGGTCGGCTTGTCTTTGGCTCAGAACGAAGCGCTAAATTGTTAAGGGCGTGGTTTCGTCAAAAACCTAAAGAAATTGAATCAGTCTTTTGCGCTATAAATCATGGGAAGTGTTTGGATCGAGCTATTTGCGACAGAAACGTAAATGAAATTATCAAAAAGAGCGTAGTGAAAGTGAAGCGCTGCAAGCGGCCTAGTGACTTGGACGTTTCGGGGCACTCGCTGCGTGTTGGCGCTGCGCAGGACTTATTGATCAAAGGTTATGACTTAGCAGCCATCATGCGCGCTGGTGGATGGTCAAATGCAGAGACTGTTTCCAGGTACTTGCGGTTTTCACAGCATAATATTTGGAAATAA
- a CDS encoding type II toxin-antitoxin system death-on-curing family toxin: protein MTEPIWINLRVIKAFHYRQINEHGGLPGLRDEGLLLSALSRPENSYHYSDPKPDVAELAAAYGFGLAKNYPFNDSNKRTALIAMRLFLKLNGYDLAASPEAKYKTIIRVAASDISEDELAQWIRKNLKEIKS from the coding sequence ATGACGGAACCGATCTGGATCAATTTGCGCGTCATAAAGGCCTTTCATTATCGGCAAATCAATGAACATGGTGGACTACCGGGGCTTCGTGATGAGGGATTGCTTTTGTCTGCCTTATCACGGCCCGAAAATTCCTATCATTATTCTGACCCAAAACCAGACGTAGCCGAACTCGCTGCCGCCTACGGGTTTGGGCTAGCGAAAAATTATCCGTTCAATGATTCTAATAAACGCACGGCATTAATCGCAATGCGCCTGTTTTTGAAGTTAAACGGATACGATTTAGCAGCCTCACCTGAAGCCAAGTATAAGACCATTATTCGCGTCGCTGCGAGTGATATCAGTGAAGATGAACTCGCGCAGTGGATTAGGAAAAACTTGAAAGAGATAAAAAGTTAA
- a CDS encoding YdcF family protein codes for MDTIFFVVSKLVWFAFRPENFLLVVLLIGLFLIRGKHSLIGKLCLRAVLVMSILIGTFPVGELLLRPLEARFQSNPNLDNIAGIIVLGGAEREEVSKFWGIPSINEAGDRFLAGIILAKRFPGAKILFTGGSGKIASELDGNADVAKAIFVSSGIDENRLLLEGRARNTAENAKYSLALLDGKNVGNWVLVTSAFHLPRSIGVFCKNGWTSLTPYPVDHRTAGYKFRIGWDFADNLNELNFATKEWLGLLAYRITGRTNSIFPSEC; via the coding sequence ATGGATACAATATTCTTTGTCGTCTCCAAGTTAGTCTGGTTTGCTTTCCGACCAGAAAACTTTTTGCTAGTAGTGCTTCTGATTGGTTTGTTTCTAATTAGAGGCAAGCATTCCCTGATTGGGAAGTTGTGCCTCAGAGCGGTTTTAGTGATGTCAATATTGATAGGTACATTCCCTGTTGGGGAATTATTGCTACGTCCGCTTGAAGCACGCTTTCAAAGCAACCCCAACTTAGATAATATAGCTGGGATAATAGTACTTGGCGGCGCGGAGCGAGAGGAAGTTTCGAAGTTCTGGGGAATACCATCCATAAATGAAGCAGGGGATCGATTTTTGGCTGGGATAATTCTTGCCAAGCGCTTTCCTGGAGCAAAAATTCTTTTCACTGGCGGCAGCGGCAAGATCGCATCCGAATTAGATGGTAACGCCGATGTTGCCAAAGCAATATTTGTAAGTTCCGGTATAGATGAAAACCGCCTGTTACTTGAGGGTAGAGCTAGAAACACTGCCGAAAACGCGAAATATTCCCTAGCACTATTAGACGGCAAAAATGTTGGGAATTGGGTTCTAGTTACCAGCGCCTTTCATTTACCCCGTTCAATTGGAGTATTCTGCAAAAATGGATGGACTAGTCTAACTCCATATCCAGTTGATCATAGAACGGCAGGCTACAAGTTTCGAATAGGTTGGGACTTTGCGGATAACCTCAATGAATTGAATTTTGCCACAAAGGAGTGGCTAGGGCTTCTTGCCTATAGAATAACCGGAAGAACTAACTCTATTTTTCCTTCAGAATGCTGA
- a CDS encoding transposase — MDASFCKEALDETIAKYGPPEIMNTDQGSQFTGAVSITTLTEAGVKISVDGRGRYLDNIFIKRLWRSLKQEAVYLRELTDGFVAERVIGEWITFYNTDRPHTALDKRTPGEAYFEGKEMKKRHDKQT; from the coding sequence ATGGACGCCAGCTTCTGCAAGGAAGCGTTGGATGAGACGATTGCCAAATACGGCCCACCAGAGATCATGAACACGGATCAAGGTTCCCAGTTCACCGGCGCAGTATCGATCACCACACTGACCGAGGCAGGCGTGAAAATATCCGTGGATGGGCGTGGGCGGTATCTCGACAACATCTTTATCAAACGTCTCTGGCGATCCCTAAAACAGGAGGCGGTTTACCTACGTGAACTGACTGATGGCTTTGTGGCAGAGCGGGTGATCGGCGAATGGATCACGTTTTACAACACTGACCGCCCCCACACGGCTCTTGATAAACGAACGCCGGGCGAAGCATACTTTGAAGGCAAAGAAATGAAAAAGCGGCATGATAAACAAACCTGA
- the rfbC gene encoding dTDP-4-dehydrorhamnose 3,5-epimerase, translating into MIKERENYLKDLKIIKPRRYPDKRGFFAEVYSRIKYLEFGIDVEFVQDNHSLSREVGTLRGLHFQAPPYAQAKLVRCGRGAIFDLAVDIRKGSPTYGHWEGYELTADNGHQLYIPAGFAHGFLTLEPDSEIVYKCSEYYAPETEGCLLWNDPSVEIQWPLRGKPFLSDKDQSALLLKDFDSPFLYGVNS; encoded by the coding sequence ATGATTAAAGAGAGGGAGAACTATTTGAAAGACCTTAAAATTATAAAGCCAAGACGCTACCCAGACAAGAGAGGTTTTTTTGCCGAAGTCTATAGTAGGATAAAATACTTGGAGTTTGGCATTGATGTTGAGTTCGTGCAAGATAACCACTCACTGTCCAGGGAAGTTGGAACATTACGGGGTCTACATTTCCAAGCTCCCCCTTATGCCCAGGCGAAGTTGGTTAGATGTGGAAGGGGCGCGATTTTTGATTTGGCAGTCGATATCAGAAAAGGCAGCCCAACTTATGGCCATTGGGAAGGGTATGAGTTGACGGCTGATAATGGTCATCAACTATATATTCCTGCCGGATTTGCGCATGGCTTTCTAACACTCGAACCCGATAGCGAGATCGTGTATAAGTGCTCTGAATATTATGCACCGGAGACCGAAGGATGTTTGCTTTGGAATGATCCAAGTGTCGAAATTCAGTGGCCATTGAGAGGCAAGCCTTTTCTAAGTGATAAAGACCAAAGCGCTCTGTTATTGAAAGATTTTGATAGTCCATTCCTGTATGGAGTTAACTCATGA
- the rfbD gene encoding dTDP-4-dehydrorhamnose reductase, whose protein sequence is MILVFGKTGQVARELQMLTDIVALDRSQADLKDPQACADVIKQYEPIAVINAAAYTGVDEAESEEELANLINGAAPGAMAKVCAELNIPFVHTSTDYVFEGTGETAWRATDQTNPQNAYGRSKQKGEEAIKSSGATYAILRTSWVVSAHGNNFVKTMLHLLKTRESLTVVDDQIGGPTPARDIAKACVEIAHQLINAPSKSGIYHLSGTPDVSWYSFANAIFEQVGRETIALPIPTSEYSTPAKRPLNSRLDCNSTESIFNILRPSWREGLENILRDLEKENETA, encoded by the coding sequence ATGATTTTGGTTTTTGGTAAAACAGGTCAGGTGGCTCGCGAACTCCAAATGTTAACTGACATTGTGGCATTAGACAGATCGCAAGCAGATCTTAAGGATCCACAGGCCTGTGCAGATGTTATCAAGCAATATGAACCCATTGCTGTTATAAATGCTGCTGCTTACACAGGAGTCGACGAGGCAGAGAGTGAAGAAGAACTGGCCAACCTGATTAATGGCGCGGCCCCCGGCGCAATGGCAAAAGTCTGTGCTGAACTGAATATCCCCTTTGTACATACCTCGACGGATTATGTTTTTGAGGGGACTGGCGAAACGGCTTGGCGAGCTACCGACCAAACAAACCCACAAAATGCTTATGGAAGGAGTAAGCAAAAGGGTGAAGAAGCCATCAAATCATCTGGTGCAACTTACGCTATATTACGTACATCCTGGGTCGTCTCGGCCCATGGTAATAACTTTGTAAAGACAATGCTGCACCTCTTAAAGACACGAGAAAGTTTAACCGTTGTTGATGATCAAATTGGTGGCCCGACACCTGCACGGGATATTGCAAAAGCCTGCGTAGAGATTGCGCACCAATTGATCAATGCGCCTAGCAAGTCTGGTATTTACCACTTAAGTGGAACTCCGGATGTCAGCTGGTACAGTTTTGCCAATGCAATATTTGAGCAGGTAGGACGGGAAACCATTGCACTCCCCATCCCGACATCCGAATACTCAACGCCTGCTAAAAGGCCGCTCAATAGTCGATTAGATTGTAACTCGACAGAAAGTATATTTAATATCTTGCGCCCCAGCTGGCGGGAGGGGTTGGAAAATATTTTAAGAGATTTGGAGAAAGAAAATGAAACAGCGTAA
- a CDS encoding glycosyltransferase codes for MPDQKKLSVIVPCLNEASNIVDALDKIVTVLGTDIPYELIVVDDQSDDDTHKIVSEYVSTQNTKNITIYRKEFDRRGYGAVIKYGTAYSTGDLVIFISADMVDPIHLLPEMYKSLHDGYDLVQVSRYLSKEDSSTIPFKYKFFQFFFRISVRICLGKKIPDSTYSFKMFDKRKVLALGLSSNRFNISPEIMFKAILAGFKIQFLPGAQGTRVGGVSKFNFIKEGPGFSLCLIRSLLHRKKIVFWF; via the coding sequence ATGCCTGATCAAAAAAAGCTTTCTGTCATAGTGCCATGCCTAAACGAAGCGTCCAACATCGTGGATGCTTTGGACAAAATAGTTACTGTCTTAGGGACCGACATTCCGTATGAACTGATTGTAGTCGACGACCAGAGTGATGATGATACCCATAAGATCGTAAGTGAATATGTTTCAACACAGAATACGAAAAACATAACGATCTACCGCAAGGAATTTGACCGGCGCGGCTACGGCGCAGTCATCAAATATGGCACTGCATACTCTACTGGCGACCTCGTTATTTTTATTTCCGCTGATATGGTTGATCCGATTCACTTGTTGCCCGAAATGTATAAGTCACTCCACGACGGATACGATTTAGTGCAAGTTTCCCGGTATCTGTCAAAGGAAGATTCTAGTACGATCCCTTTCAAGTATAAGTTTTTTCAGTTCTTCTTTAGAATTTCAGTTCGTATTTGCCTTGGGAAAAAAATCCCAGACTCGACTTATTCGTTTAAGATGTTTGATAAGAGAAAGGTTCTAGCGCTCGGCCTTAGTTCAAACCGATTTAACATCAGTCCAGAAATCATGTTCAAAGCGATTCTCGCTGGATTTAAAATTCAATTCCTACCTGGAGCGCAAGGAACACGGGTCGGGGGTGTGTCAAAATTTAATTTCATAAAAGAAGGCCCCGGTTTCTCTTTATGTTTGATCAGATCCTTGCTTCACAGAAAAAAAATCGTTTTTTGGTTCTGA
- a CDS encoding AbrB/MazE/SpoVT family DNA-binding domain-containing protein, producing MTALTIKSVGNSAGVLLPKEILTKLRVDKGDVLHVIETENGIELTPYDPEFDAQIAVAEDIMREDRDILRKLAK from the coding sequence ATGACTGCGCTCACAATTAAATCTGTTGGTAATTCCGCTGGCGTTCTATTGCCGAAAGAAATTTTGACCAAACTCCGGGTCGATAAAGGGGACGTCTTGCATGTTATTGAAACGGAGAACGGCATTGAGCTTACTCCCTATGACCCTGAATTTGATGCTCAGATTGCGGTTGCAGAAGACATCATGCGCGAAGATCGTGACATCTTGCGAAAACTGGCTAAATGA
- a CDS encoding phospholipid carrier-dependent glycosyltransferase, which translates to MNVISSKNFRWFVVVTVFIGILLRLYGLSNPLTEAWNIRQAQTAMMARNIFLDGVHFLPTRLDFFGNSSGDVVLEFPLMHMITASLYWLFGVNEIFGRLVSLGFFALSSLMFLQLALLFLSRSGALCALIIFTISPWNIFLGRAFMPEASMMFFYLSGFYLFSIFLEKRKLFYLILGVIALCLAPLTKPPAGLVFLPVITSIFFSKFRGSTKINLVALVLFCTIPFAAWGIYANYINASNPNIPKNWGNWLDIIYGRGGILGNWLSWDFYRNVGGSIVVFLLTPVFFIGALLGLWVGAANKKFIPIQHWLFGCVLFIFVLAGANRGHPYYQIFLLPPLALYCGLFFERYSFKIINFVKSKNGILVVSVILAVHVFGYYRFYQYMYDPNLRMPNAIQAAGIIKKHFPENRYALIHQKNATSGVLDYYIDGNSKPIKIEDEQQAIELLITEVSNGANIFVSINTVYGNSLQELRKNEAFILHLETAGELVFEGDNLIVYAMN; encoded by the coding sequence ATGAATGTCATTAGCAGTAAGAATTTTCGTTGGTTTGTTGTCGTCACCGTCTTTATCGGAATATTGCTGAGGCTATATGGCCTCAGCAATCCGTTGACAGAAGCTTGGAATATCAGGCAGGCACAAACAGCAATGATGGCACGGAACATTTTCCTTGACGGTGTTCACTTCCTGCCAACACGTTTGGATTTTTTTGGCAACTCCAGCGGCGACGTTGTGCTCGAATTCCCGCTAATGCACATGATAACAGCCTCGCTATACTGGCTGTTTGGTGTCAACGAAATATTTGGCCGCTTGGTAAGTCTAGGGTTTTTTGCACTTTCTTCGCTGATGTTTTTGCAATTGGCTTTGCTCTTTTTGTCGCGCAGTGGTGCACTTTGCGCTCTGATAATATTTACGATTTCTCCGTGGAACATTTTTCTGGGCCGCGCATTTATGCCTGAAGCAAGCATGATGTTCTTTTACTTGAGTGGGTTCTATCTTTTTTCCATTTTCCTAGAGAAGAGGAAACTTTTCTATTTGATTTTGGGAGTGATTGCACTTTGTTTAGCGCCGTTAACAAAGCCGCCGGCTGGACTCGTATTTCTACCTGTAATCACAAGCATTTTTTTCTCAAAGTTTCGTGGATCGACCAAAATTAATTTGGTAGCACTTGTACTTTTCTGCACGATTCCGTTTGCCGCTTGGGGGATTTATGCAAATTATATCAATGCTTCCAATCCCAATATCCCGAAAAACTGGGGAAACTGGTTGGACATCATTTATGGCCGTGGCGGAATTTTGGGTAACTGGCTTTCCTGGGATTTCTATCGAAATGTTGGTGGTTCAATAGTTGTGTTCCTGTTGACGCCGGTCTTCTTTATTGGAGCACTTTTGGGACTTTGGGTTGGAGCTGCTAATAAGAAGTTCATTCCAATTCAACACTGGCTCTTTGGGTGTGTGCTGTTTATTTTTGTTTTGGCAGGGGCAAATCGTGGACACCCATATTATCAAATTTTCCTTTTGCCGCCACTAGCTCTCTACTGTGGACTGTTTTTTGAACGATACAGTTTCAAGATCATCAACTTTGTTAAGAGTAAAAACGGAATTCTAGTAGTATCGGTAATATTAGCTGTGCATGTTTTTGGATACTATCGATTCTACCAGTATATGTACGACCCAAATCTGAGAATGCCAAATGCAATTCAAGCAGCAGGCATCATAAAGAAACATTTTCCTGAAAATAGATACGCTCTAATTCATCAAAAAAATGCGACATCTGGAGTGTTGGATTACTACATTGATGGAAATTCAAAACCGATTAAGATTGAGGATGAACAACAGGCGATTGAATTACTAATCACTGAAGTGTCGAATGGCGCAAATATTTTTGTTAGCATCAACACGGTTTATGGAAATTCGCTTCAAGAGTTGAGGAAAAATGAAGCGTTCATTTTACATTTGGAAACTGCAGGAGAGCTTGTCTTTGAGGGAGATAATCTTATTGTCTACGCGATGAACTAA
- the rfbB gene encoding dTDP-glucose 4,6-dehydratase produces MKMLVTGGAGFIGSAVVRIAIERGHSVVNVDALTYAACLENVATVADHPNYSFEKADIRDRGALDNIFNKHRPNVVMHLAAESHVDRSIDGPADFIETNVTGTFNMLEATRSYWMAQSSPQSFRFHHISTDEVFGSLPDNPNIKFTEDTPYDPRSPYSASKASSDHLVRAWYETYGLPIVLTNCANNYGPYHFPEKLIPIVILNALAGKPIPIYGNGSNVRDWLYVEDHADALLLVLEKGQAGRSYNIGGENERTNLELVETLCSILDRLQPKAEGKYSELINFVADRPGHDARYAIDPSRIKEELGWSPSVTVEAGLEKTVSWYLDNEAWWRPLLARQGVGKRLGNKT; encoded by the coding sequence ATGAAGATGCTTGTAACTGGTGGGGCTGGATTTATTGGCTCTGCTGTCGTTCGTATAGCTATTGAGCGGGGTCATTCCGTGGTGAATGTCGATGCACTCACCTACGCGGCTTGCTTGGAAAATGTGGCGACTGTTGCAGACCATCCGAATTATTCATTTGAAAAAGCGGACATCCGAGATCGCGGTGCCCTTGATAATATTTTCAATAAGCACAGGCCAAACGTAGTCATGCATCTTGCCGCTGAGTCCCATGTTGATCGATCTATCGATGGACCAGCGGATTTCATTGAGACCAATGTGACGGGTACATTCAATATGTTAGAAGCAACTCGTTCATATTGGATGGCTCAAAGTTCTCCTCAAAGTTTCCGCTTTCACCATATCAGCACAGATGAAGTCTTTGGCAGCCTTCCAGATAATCCAAACATCAAATTCACTGAAGACACACCATACGATCCCCGAAGTCCTTACTCTGCCTCAAAAGCAAGCTCCGATCATTTAGTGCGGGCTTGGTATGAGACATATGGGCTGCCAATAGTTCTAACAAATTGCGCAAATAATTATGGGCCTTACCATTTTCCAGAAAAGCTCATTCCGATTGTGATACTTAACGCTTTGGCTGGAAAGCCTATACCGATTTATGGAAATGGCAGCAACGTTAGGGACTGGCTTTACGTGGAAGACCACGCAGATGCTCTTCTTCTTGTTCTTGAGAAAGGGCAGGCTGGCCGAAGTTACAATATTGGTGGAGAAAATGAGCGCACTAATCTAGAACTTGTCGAAACACTGTGTTCTATCTTGGATAGACTTCAGCCAAAAGCTGAAGGCAAGTACTCAGAACTCATCAACTTTGTGGCCGATCGTCCAGGACATGATGCGAGATATGCAATCGACCCAAGCCGGATCAAAGAAGAACTTGGATGGAGTCCCTCTGTCACAGTTGAAGCGGGATTAGAGAAAACAGTCAGTTGGTACTTGGACAACGAAGCTTGGTGGCGACCACTTCTTGCACGCCAAGGGGTTGGTAAACGACTAGGAAACAAGACATGA